In the genome of Gemmatimonadota bacterium, one region contains:
- the sprA gene encoding cell surface protein SprA yields the protein MPSSSSAQDVRVAGDTVRLPRLLHPALGEAPQGPRLGLATLETPFVVTVPAVPGWTRPDLWPRFADWATAWRRLAEARLPQPRVPRLGDGPRAGERMARAGGAAPVSVPDAGARGAAVAPDSAADAAADTAAARAAAAARRAQREADVDDRANEDSRRAGRRDGDVEVDQPPAPPPIGARPAPQTPGPTVAPGDTLPGDSVVYLVREPVIEADTTSVGPQLPGALGELRNLGIRLRGRTDMKGEWNKIEPCNIFVALKCESGLVPRLSPDVQFQLQVGGTISERVHVDVDFDQAREFDATNNINVFYQGFEDEVLRRVEVGDVNLRLPRSRYMTQGVPAGNFGFKAEGQLGPIDFQAVWAQQKGDITEREFVFGGGGTGDDVVLDQTVVWDDETFLSGLFFYLVPPDSLAGAPHVDALALQPLDVPAVVRPSGAFGIQVYRAEGAGNLTAAQQADQNLFRALAVAGEGADRVEHAGLFRQLEPTEDFEIHSSGLWIVLRSRLTAAEALAIAYVTETGDTIGTLNAETVSAQGTTPELLLLRGPEDIHQPGRPTWRQEMHNVYRVDSSNEVERGSVALTISLGEESAGATFITTNDGTRATYLRFFGLDEDNPVDEVDEAQLFRPQELFGQDAKVSGVFVMFPTLEPFARPGPVVSLGLGADDAASLLGQNANLVIYDDPDPIDRANGSRFRLNFTYRVRSAGGTKSSFNLGAIGIREGSERIFVGSQRLIAGEDYTIDYEVGTLNLVNPDAIFGGSPNAQLRATWEQQPLFQIAPKSVFGMNARYQAGQLGQINVLGIFQSERSLVNRPQLGLEAGALFVGGVTGDLDLPSSFLDRAMGAIPGLRTAGRSAIRLTGEVAMSTPNPNSQGDTFLDDFEATNEALLSTISNSWRWGSAPSWTPGAGTFLPTSLGTDNAGSLTWQSQILDPATGQVGGRIRSVDIDRSLNVIGTDTGEPAMFMVITDTLPFGQRSWRSITTVLSTSGRDLTQSEFLEFYVRRDDGVDFAFIWDIGTVSEDAFVFDGLGNLSGAYPDGEPWGQGILDQEAELGFAVWGDSLDARGLWNQECEGDRQSVFAIGSLGANCTRGNGLNDSEDLDGNGALLSSDGAHFRFTVPLGEESPFLVRDRSQTGTNFELYRVPLRAGLAEAVGGANESTWRFIRHVRLTVSVDDPNQSAPVITLARPKLLGGRWPKREGHGLIDGLTGAGEGASSGSAAVSVAPVSRVNEPAYVSPPNTSDRAQDVTAGVGTSRQEINEKGLRLTYQDVGPGERGEVFFRYLNRPRDLLEYQRVRMWALPRAGNFGDGGDQSLLIKFGTDGSNYYLRRTRLSEPVTSDALGRGDWVDVPMDFQEWKDLRVMAEDSLIRRVAPPDPNGPIVVGSGDIVPDPGTAAGDGRIEIWNADSTYAVVLQDRARAPNLASIRELSLAVFNGGDFPSSGEVWFNELRLDQPDTRSGVATDVNLAINAADFMSANVSFSSESERFQRGLDSRPDFEADRTLSVNSRMQLGNFAPSSWGLDLPVQVAHARTDTDPFFLNRSDITARGLEGLREIGSRTTNVGVSLRKATPTANPWVSAVVDGLSLNANWRSSESSASTTRSEASGFTAGAGYNRRPGAREFDPTPTFLEDALRWVLPGFVERSTIFRNFTEARFRWSPSALTLQTTFQDTEARTFRFDKILELPDDTLFAPTSSPARSLRSQARIGLQPFRSMDATFAITSNRDLLEPFLATQSGAVQAALEQERGEFLGLGVGWERNRSMSTGFNFNPELFEWLRPGLSWNTQYSADRNPSFVAFEVQDEDSVARLQRQFRGQRALGRQFSFSPSVLGAVLLGTAGEDAGLLRRGLVGLISRLDDIDLRWQDGLSSQFDRNLASPEVGYQFGFGDLEDFRTVGGSVARTVRETGSFSVDGGFDLPLGSALSVGYQTGDSRALADRGGDQDTESRTWPDVNWRWSRVPVPGFLRGKVGSMNLSAGFRVTERQNRFGSTTQSRTSEDTSVPLRFSMSLLNGMSVNYNGSLSEGVSKDPTGETQRRNDRHNVEMRGSLDAPEAWESFSQPIHATLGYRRDSQFSCRTRFAGQTEEADTCTATSDFVTQTLSVQLDTVLNRINLGANLSYTDRQSSTGIREGNRQVLFTLFGQFDFQFGRFPSAVGLRR from the coding sequence GTGCCCTCCTCCTCCTCCGCCCAGGACGTGCGTGTAGCGGGCGATACGGTCCGGCTGCCGCGACTCCTACACCCGGCGCTCGGTGAGGCTCCGCAGGGCCCCAGGCTGGGACTGGCGACACTCGAGACGCCGTTCGTCGTGACGGTGCCCGCCGTGCCCGGCTGGACCAGGCCCGATCTCTGGCCCCGCTTCGCGGACTGGGCGACCGCATGGAGGCGGTTGGCCGAAGCGCGCCTGCCGCAGCCGCGGGTGCCGCGGCTGGGAGACGGACCGCGCGCGGGCGAGCGGATGGCTCGGGCCGGTGGAGCGGCGCCCGTGTCCGTGCCCGACGCGGGAGCGCGGGGAGCCGCGGTCGCGCCCGACTCCGCCGCGGACGCGGCCGCCGACACCGCTGCCGCCCGGGCGGCTGCTGCCGCCCGGCGCGCTCAGCGCGAGGCGGACGTGGACGACCGCGCCAACGAGGACTCCCGCAGGGCGGGGCGCCGCGACGGGGACGTGGAAGTGGACCAGCCGCCGGCGCCCCCTCCGATCGGGGCCCGCCCGGCGCCGCAGACGCCCGGGCCCACCGTGGCGCCCGGCGACACTCTTCCCGGTGACAGCGTCGTGTACCTCGTTCGCGAGCCAGTCATCGAGGCCGACACGACTTCCGTCGGGCCGCAGCTACCGGGAGCGCTGGGGGAGCTGCGCAACCTGGGTATTCGGCTGCGTGGCCGAACCGACATGAAGGGGGAGTGGAACAAGATCGAGCCCTGCAACATCTTCGTCGCTCTCAAGTGTGAGTCCGGGCTCGTGCCTCGCCTGAGTCCGGACGTCCAGTTCCAGCTACAGGTCGGCGGCACCATCTCCGAGCGCGTCCACGTCGACGTCGATTTCGACCAGGCGCGGGAATTCGACGCGACCAACAACATCAACGTCTTTTATCAGGGGTTCGAGGACGAAGTTCTGCGGCGCGTGGAGGTGGGCGACGTGAACCTGCGTCTGCCGCGGTCGCGCTACATGACCCAGGGCGTTCCCGCCGGCAACTTCGGCTTCAAGGCGGAGGGCCAACTGGGCCCCATCGATTTCCAGGCGGTGTGGGCGCAGCAGAAGGGCGACATCACCGAGCGCGAGTTCGTCTTCGGCGGCGGGGGCACGGGCGACGATGTCGTGCTGGACCAGACCGTGGTCTGGGACGACGAGACCTTCCTGTCGGGACTCTTCTTCTACCTCGTGCCGCCCGACAGCCTCGCGGGAGCCCCCCACGTCGACGCGCTGGCCCTCCAGCCCCTGGACGTGCCCGCCGTCGTCCGCCCCAGCGGAGCGTTCGGGATCCAGGTGTATCGCGCGGAGGGCGCGGGCAACCTCACGGCGGCCCAGCAGGCGGATCAGAACCTTTTCAGGGCCCTGGCGGTGGCCGGCGAAGGCGCCGACAGGGTGGAGCACGCGGGCCTGTTTCGCCAACTCGAGCCGACCGAGGACTTCGAAATACACTCCAGCGGCCTGTGGATCGTGCTTCGCTCGCGCCTCACGGCGGCCGAAGCGCTGGCGATCGCCTACGTGACCGAGACGGGCGACACCATCGGCACGCTCAACGCCGAGACCGTGTCCGCTCAAGGCACCACTCCGGAGCTGCTCCTGCTGCGCGGGCCGGAGGACATCCACCAGCCGGGTCGCCCGACCTGGCGGCAGGAGATGCACAACGTCTACCGCGTCGATTCCTCCAACGAGGTCGAGAGGGGTAGCGTCGCGCTGACCATTTCCCTCGGCGAGGAGTCGGCGGGGGCTACGTTCATCACCACCAACGACGGCACCCGCGCCACCTACCTTCGCTTCTTCGGCCTGGACGAAGACAACCCCGTGGACGAGGTGGACGAGGCGCAGCTGTTCCGGCCGCAGGAGCTGTTCGGGCAGGACGCCAAGGTCAGCGGCGTCTTCGTGATGTTCCCCACCCTGGAGCCCTTCGCGCGCCCCGGGCCGGTGGTCAGCCTGGGACTTGGAGCGGACGACGCCGCGTCGCTGCTGGGCCAGAACGCCAACCTCGTCATCTACGACGACCCGGACCCCATCGACCGCGCCAACGGTTCCCGCTTCCGGCTGAACTTCACCTACCGGGTTCGCTCCGCGGGCGGCACCAAGTCGTCGTTCAATCTGGGCGCGATCGGGATCCGCGAGGGTAGCGAGCGCATCTTCGTGGGCAGCCAGCGCCTGATCGCCGGCGAGGATTACACCATCGACTACGAGGTGGGCACCCTCAATCTGGTCAACCCGGACGCCATCTTCGGCGGCAGTCCCAACGCCCAGCTCCGCGCCACCTGGGAGCAGCAGCCGCTGTTCCAGATCGCGCCCAAGAGCGTCTTCGGCATGAACGCGCGCTACCAGGCGGGGCAGCTCGGCCAGATCAACGTGCTGGGCATCTTCCAGTCGGAGCGCTCGCTGGTGAACCGCCCGCAGCTCGGGCTGGAGGCGGGGGCGCTGTTCGTGGGTGGCGTGACCGGCGACCTGGATTTGCCGAGCTCGTTTCTGGATCGGGCGATGGGGGCGATTCCCGGGCTGCGGACCGCGGGCAGGTCGGCGATCCGGCTGACCGGGGAAGTGGCCATGTCCACGCCCAACCCGAACAGCCAGGGCGACACGTTCCTGGATGACTTCGAGGCCACCAACGAGGCTTTGTTGTCGACCATCAGCAACTCCTGGCGGTGGGGATCGGCGCCGTCCTGGACGCCTGGCGCCGGGACGTTCCTGCCGACGAGCCTGGGGACCGACAACGCCGGCTCGCTGACCTGGCAGAGCCAGATCCTCGACCCCGCGACCGGCCAGGTGGGAGGCCGCATCCGGTCCGTGGACATAGACCGCAGTCTCAACGTGATAGGCACCGACACGGGCGAGCCCGCGATGTTCATGGTGATCACGGACACGCTCCCCTTCGGCCAGCGCTCCTGGAGGTCGATCACGACCGTGCTGTCCACCAGCGGCCGGGATCTGACGCAGAGCGAGTTCCTGGAGTTCTACGTGCGCCGCGACGACGGCGTCGACTTCGCCTTCATCTGGGACATCGGCACGGTCAGCGAGGACGCCTTCGTGTTCGATGGGCTCGGCAACCTGAGCGGCGCGTACCCCGACGGGGAGCCGTGGGGACAGGGCATCCTGGATCAGGAGGCCGAGCTGGGCTTCGCCGTGTGGGGCGACTCGCTGGACGCCCGTGGGCTGTGGAACCAGGAATGCGAGGGCGATCGGCAGTCGGTGTTCGCCATCGGCTCGCTCGGGGCCAACTGCACGCGCGGCAACGGCCTGAACGATTCCGAGGACCTGGACGGAAACGGGGCGCTGCTGTCCTCGGACGGTGCGCACTTCCGCTTCACGGTGCCGCTGGGCGAAGAGTCGCCCTTCCTGGTGCGCGATCGCAGCCAGACGGGGACCAACTTCGAGCTGTACCGGGTGCCGCTGCGCGCGGGCCTCGCCGAGGCCGTGGGCGGCGCCAACGAGTCCACGTGGCGTTTCATCCGGCACGTACGGCTCACGGTCTCGGTCGACGACCCCAATCAGTCGGCGCCGGTGATCACCCTGGCGAGGCCGAAGCTGCTGGGCGGCCGCTGGCCGAAGCGAGAGGGACACGGCCTGATCGACGGCCTCACCGGCGCTGGCGAGGGAGCGTCCTCCGGCAGCGCGGCCGTGAGCGTCGCCCCCGTCAGTCGCGTCAACGAGCCGGCGTACGTTTCTCCGCCCAATACCAGCGACCGGGCCCAGGACGTAACGGCCGGCGTGGGCACGAGTCGCCAGGAGATCAACGAGAAGGGCTTGAGACTGACCTATCAGGACGTGGGGCCCGGCGAGCGCGGTGAGGTCTTCTTCCGCTACCTGAATCGTCCGCGCGACCTGCTCGAGTACCAGCGCGTGCGCATGTGGGCGTTGCCGCGGGCCGGCAACTTCGGCGACGGCGGTGACCAGTCGCTGCTGATCAAGTTCGGCACCGACGGGAGCAACTACTACCTGCGGCGTACGCGCCTGAGCGAGCCAGTGACCAGCGACGCCCTCGGCCGGGGCGACTGGGTGGACGTGCCGATGGACTTCCAGGAGTGGAAAGACCTGCGCGTGATGGCGGAGGACTCGTTGATTCGTCGGGTGGCTCCGCCCGATCCGAACGGGCCGATCGTGGTGGGGTCCGGCGACATCGTGCCCGACCCGGGCACCGCGGCGGGCGACGGGCGTATCGAGATCTGGAACGCGGACAGCACCTACGCGGTGGTGCTTCAAGACCGGGCGCGTGCGCCGAACCTCGCGTCCATCCGGGAGCTGTCCCTGGCCGTATTCAACGGCGGCGATTTTCCGTCCTCGGGGGAGGTGTGGTTCAACGAGCTGCGCCTGGACCAGCCCGACACCCGCTCGGGCGTGGCCACCGACGTGAATCTGGCCATCAACGCCGCCGACTTCATGAGCGCCAACGTGAGCTTCAGCAGCGAGAGCGAGCGCTTCCAGCGTGGCCTGGACAGCCGCCCGGATTTCGAGGCGGACCGCACGCTGTCGGTGAACTCGAGGATGCAGCTCGGCAACTTCGCGCCGTCGTCCTGGGGGCTGGACCTGCCCGTCCAGGTCGCGCACGCGCGCACGGACACGGATCCGTTCTTCCTGAACCGAAGCGACATTACGGCGCGCGGACTGGAGGGGCTGCGTGAGATCGGCTCCCGCACCACAAACGTGGGCGTGAGCTTGCGCAAGGCGACGCCCACCGCCAACCCGTGGGTCAGCGCGGTGGTGGACGGCTTGTCGCTGAACGCCAACTGGCGATCGTCGGAGTCGTCGGCCTCCACCACCCGTTCGGAGGCGAGCGGCTTCACCGCCGGGGCCGGTTACAACCGGCGCCCAGGGGCTCGCGAATTCGACCCCACGCCCACGTTTCTCGAAGACGCGCTGCGCTGGGTTCTGCCGGGGTTCGTCGAGCGGAGCACGATTTTCCGTAATTTCACGGAGGCGCGATTCCGCTGGAGTCCATCCGCGCTCACGCTGCAGACCACCTTCCAGGACACCGAAGCGCGCACTTTCCGGTTCGACAAGATTCTGGAGCTGCCGGACGATACCCTGTTCGCGCCGACCAGCTCGCCGGCCAGGTCCCTTCGCTCGCAGGCCCGCATCGGCCTCCAGCCGTTCCGCAGCATGGACGCGACCTTCGCCATCACCAGCAATCGCGATCTGTTGGAACCCTTCCTCGCGACGCAGTCGGGCGCGGTTCAGGCCGCGCTCGAGCAGGAGCGAGGCGAGTTCCTGGGGCTGGGCGTGGGCTGGGAGCGGAACCGGAGCATGAGCACCGGTTTCAACTTCAACCCGGAGTTGTTCGAGTGGCTCCGCCCGGGCCTGAGCTGGAATACCCAGTACTCGGCCGACAGGAACCCGAGTTTCGTGGCCTTCGAGGTGCAGGACGAAGACAGCGTCGCGCGTCTGCAGAGACAATTCCGTGGGCAGCGGGCGCTCGGACGCCAGTTCAGCTTCAGTCCGAGCGTGCTCGGCGCGGTTCTGCTCGGCACGGCGGGCGAAGACGCGGGATTGCTGCGCCGCGGCCTGGTCGGGCTCATAAGTCGCCTGGATGATATCGACCTGCGGTGGCAGGACGGGCTTTCTTCACAGTTCGATCGCAACCTCGCGTCACCCGAGGTGGGCTATCAGTTCGGCTTCGGTGACCTCGAGGACTTCCGGACCGTGGGAGGGTCGGTGGCGCGCACGGTTCGCGAGACGGGCAGCTTCAGCGTCGACGGGGGCTTCGACCTGCCGCTCGGCAGCGCGCTTTCCGTCGGCTACCAGACCGGTGACTCGCGCGCGCTCGCGGATCGGGGCGGCGACCAAGATACCGAGTCGCGAACCTGGCCCGATGTAAACTGGCGCTGGAGCCGCGTGCCGGTACCGGGCTTCCTGCGCGGCAAGGTGGGCAGCATGAACTTGAGCGCGGGCTTCCGGGTGACCGAGCGGCAGAATCGTTTCGGTAGCACCACGCAGTCGCGCACGAGCGAGGATACGTCGGTGCCGCTGCGCTTCAGCATGTCGCTGCTGAACGGAATGTCGGTCAACTACAACGGCAGCCTGTCCGAGGGGGTGAGCAAGGACCCGACCGGCGAGACCCAACGTCGCAACGACCGCCACAACGTGGAGATGCGCGGATCGCTGGACGCCCCCGAGGCTTGGGAGTCCTTCTCCCAGCCAATCCACGCGACGCTCGGCTACCGGCGAGACTCGCAGTTTTCCTGCCGGACCCGCTTCGCGGGCCAGACGGAAGAGGCAGACACGTGCACCGCGACATCGGATTTCGTGACCCAGACCCTGTCCGTCCAGTTGGACACCGTGCTGAACCGCATCAACCTGGGCGCGAACCTGTCCTACACGGATCGCCAGAGTTCCACCGGGATCCGCGAAGGCAATCGTCAGGTCCTGTTCACCCTGTTCGGCCAGTTCGACTTCCAGTTCGGCCGCTTCCCGAGCGCGGTGGGGTTGCGCAGGTGA
- a CDS encoding LptF/LptG family permease, with protein MSILTRYILRAHVAPFFFALSVLTTIIFVNTVAKRIENELAGKGLDPDVILEVLALSLPHVVALTLPMAVLVAVLYAFSALAADNEMAALKASGVDLRRLLGPPLAAATLVCAGMIVFNDSILPATNHRLAGLIQDINRKSPTLMLREQVLNEIKAGDFGASTYYLKAGRIEQGTNRLWDVVIYDLAEPNRRRTIYADSGKMAFNRELTDLFLTLEDGVMYESERLSPQRLQRADFTRQLVRIEGVGTQFERQDDRSFKSDREMNLDELAEVVAESRVEYEKARGQALAKARASLEAALTGAASLDAGAGPGASDAPRITEPGAGARRTGAPLDSRLREPGSEPVRGDPGQIALRDPSAGAAIPGDAFETGPLSRLRARAAAGDVADPATSGQPAASQATRERPAQDARRDLERVRTVRPTPETDAVVREATSRLMQWSATADTHLARVRQYEVEFWKKFAIPAACIVFVLIGAPIGVRFPRGGVGMVVLVSLAVFAVYYAGLIGGESLADEGILSPAWAMWSANLIFFVIGLWAVSRIGRESATSRGGGWDDLANALKQVVAWPLGVARTRGGRA; from the coding sequence ATGTCGATTCTGACGCGCTACATATTGAGGGCGCACGTCGCTCCGTTCTTCTTCGCGCTCTCCGTGCTGACGACCATCATCTTCGTCAACACGGTGGCCAAGCGCATCGAGAATGAACTGGCCGGCAAAGGCTTGGACCCGGATGTGATCCTCGAGGTCCTCGCCCTGTCGCTTCCGCACGTCGTGGCGCTCACCCTGCCGATGGCGGTGCTGGTCGCGGTACTCTACGCATTCAGCGCGCTCGCCGCCGACAACGAGATGGCCGCGCTCAAGGCGAGCGGCGTCGACCTGCGCCGTCTGCTCGGGCCGCCGCTCGCGGCAGCGACGCTGGTGTGCGCCGGCATGATCGTGTTCAATGACAGCATTCTGCCCGCCACGAATCACCGACTCGCGGGGCTCATTCAGGACATCAACCGCAAGAGCCCCACGCTCATGCTGCGCGAGCAGGTTCTGAACGAAATAAAGGCCGGCGATTTTGGCGCGAGTACGTACTACTTGAAGGCGGGCCGCATCGAGCAGGGCACCAACCGCCTGTGGGACGTAGTCATCTACGATCTCGCCGAGCCGAACCGCCGCCGCACGATCTACGCCGACAGCGGCAAGATGGCTTTTAACCGGGAGCTGACGGATCTGTTCCTGACGCTGGAGGATGGCGTGATGTACGAATCGGAGCGCCTATCGCCGCAGCGCCTCCAGCGGGCGGACTTCACCAGACAACTCGTGCGCATTGAGGGGGTCGGTACGCAGTTCGAGCGCCAGGACGACCGCAGCTTCAAGTCCGACCGCGAGATGAACCTGGATGAGTTGGCCGAGGTAGTCGCGGAGAGCCGCGTCGAATACGAGAAGGCCCGCGGTCAAGCCCTGGCCAAGGCGCGCGCGTCGCTGGAGGCGGCGCTCACCGGCGCGGCCTCGCTGGACGCCGGCGCGGGGCCAGGAGCGAGCGACGCCCCGCGCATAACGGAGCCCGGCGCCGGGGCCCGGCGAACGGGGGCACCGCTCGACTCACGGCTGCGCGAGCCCGGCTCCGAGCCGGTGCGAGGGGATCCGGGGCAGATCGCGCTGCGGGATCCGAGCGCCGGCGCCGCGATACCGGGCGACGCCTTCGAAACCGGACCGCTCTCGAGGTTGCGCGCGCGCGCGGCCGCCGGTGATGTCGCCGACCCCGCCACCTCCGGCCAACCAGCGGCCTCCCAGGCCACGCGGGAGCGACCTGCACAGGACGCTCGCCGCGACCTGGAGCGAGTGCGCACCGTACGGCCCACCCCCGAAACCGACGCGGTCGTGCGGGAGGCGACGTCGCGGCTGATGCAGTGGTCGGCGACCGCCGATACGCACCTGGCGCGGGTGCGCCAGTACGAAGTGGAGTTCTGGAAGAAGTTCGCGATCCCCGCGGCTTGCATCGTGTTCGTGCTCATCGGCGCCCCCATCGGCGTCCGCTTTCCGCGCGGAGGGGTGGGTATGGTCGTGCTGGTCTCGCTCGCGGTGTTCGCGGTCTACTACGCCGGCCTGATAGGCGGCGAATCGCTCGCCGACGAGGGCATCCTGTCGCCCGCGTGGGCGATGTGGAGCGCCAACCTGATCTTCTTCGTGATCGGGCTCTGGGCGGTCTCGCGCATCGGCAGGGAGTCGGCCACCTCGCGGGGCGGCGGCTGGGACGACCTGGCGAACGCGCTCAAGCAGGTCGTCGCTTGGCCCCTCGGCGTAGCCCGCACGCGGGGAGGTCGCGCGTGA
- a CDS encoding LptF/LptG family permease, with translation MIGPFRVLVLDRYVVRQFLRLFLTFALAAPLLFIVFDLTDNLDRMLDRGLGAGEVALSYVYQYPQFVLWAFPIAALMATVFTVNGMARHFEVTAAKAGGMSFRRLFVTLPLLGILLTGAGLALGELVPRTTRLRAEVLGQRPRLVGGRTNFVWEGDWTGTLVVPRLDAENGRLHNPSIEREGDGERSPTIQVVAEAATYRVSRADWDVENGRMRVLWKDGAERAFRFDRLRWRGFTQTPEELLARAKDPEEMSYRELQRFIQASERAGGQPRKLKVELGEKLAIPVTTLVIILFGTPLATAAPRAGAAFGVGISLIITISYLMLFRLTGAMGAAGQIQPELAPWIPNVLFFVAALGLTARVRT, from the coding sequence GTGATCGGGCCGTTCCGCGTGCTCGTCCTGGACCGCTACGTCGTGCGGCAGTTCCTGCGGCTCTTTCTGACCTTCGCCCTTGCCGCTCCGCTGCTGTTCATCGTCTTCGACCTGACCGACAACCTGGACCGCATGCTGGACCGCGGCCTGGGCGCGGGCGAGGTCGCGCTGTCTTACGTCTACCAGTACCCGCAGTTCGTGCTGTGGGCGTTCCCCATCGCCGCGCTGATGGCGACCGTCTTCACGGTCAACGGCATGGCGCGGCATTTCGAGGTAACCGCCGCCAAGGCGGGTGGCATGAGCTTCCGGCGGCTATTCGTCACGCTGCCGCTGCTGGGCATCCTGCTGACCGGAGCCGGGCTCGCGCTGGGCGAACTCGTGCCGCGCACCACCCGCCTACGAGCCGAGGTGCTGGGACAACGCCCGCGCCTGGTGGGCGGACGCACCAACTTCGTCTGGGAAGGCGACTGGACCGGTACGCTCGTCGTGCCGCGACTGGACGCCGAGAACGGACGGCTCCACAACCCCAGCATAGAGCGCGAGGGCGACGGTGAGCGCTCTCCCACGATACAAGTGGTGGCAGAGGCCGCCACGTATCGCGTCTCGCGCGCCGATTGGGACGTGGAGAACGGCCGCATGCGCGTGCTGTGGAAGGACGGCGCGGAGCGCGCCTTCCGTTTCGACCGCTTGCGCTGGCGGGGGTTCACGCAGACCCCGGAGGAGTTGCTCGCGCGCGCCAAGGATCCCGAAGAGATGAGCTACCGTGAGCTGCAACGCTTCATCCAGGCCAGCGAGCGCGCGGGTGGCCAGCCGCGCAAACTGAAGGTCGAGTTGGGTGAGAAGCTGGCGATCCCGGTGACCACGCTGGTGATCATCCTGTTCGGAACCCCTCTGGCGACGGCCGCGCCACGCGCGGGGGCGGCGTTCGGGGTGGGCATCTCGCTGATCATCACGATCAGCTATCTCATGCTGTTCCGGCTCACCGGAGCCATGGGCGCGGCGGGCCAGATCCAGCCCGAGCTCGCGCCCTGGATCCCCAACGTCCTGTTCTTCGTGGCCGCGCTCGGCCTCACCGCCCGGGTGCGCACCTAG
- the dapF gene encoding diaminopimelate epimerase — protein MSPLRVAKGQALGNDYLVIDAGELRAALGGAAESGRVGDANPRSGAGDHGGMSVDLARALCDRHTGLGSDGVLVAWTDRRPFGLRIWNPDGTGAEKSGNGLRIFCAWLHGRGLVGSDPFDVALPKDSVTVRVLGKAGAGALDIEVDMGAADFRGGSVGFETRVGAVDDEPLDLGDAGSALINTVSLGNPHCVVLIDAFERVDFEARGPALAVHRAFREGTNVQFARPVDRHTAEAWIWERGAGETLASGSSACAVAATLVRKGMLDPGSVRVRMPGGEVRVDVDGSFRLRLRGPAQLVYDAEVPGAVLAGWLVRRDPASGGA, from the coding sequence GTGAGCCCGCTGCGAGTCGCCAAGGGCCAGGCGCTGGGCAACGACTACCTGGTGATCGACGCCGGTGAGCTGCGCGCGGCGCTGGGGGGCGCCGCCGAGTCGGGTCGCGTGGGCGACGCGAACCCACGCTCCGGCGCGGGCGACCATGGCGGCATGAGCGTCGACCTCGCGCGCGCCCTGTGCGATCGTCACACGGGCCTCGGCAGCGACGGCGTTCTCGTCGCCTGGACGGACAGGCGCCCGTTCGGTCTGCGCATCTGGAACCCCGACGGCACGGGCGCCGAAAAGAGCGGCAACGGGCTGCGCATATTCTGCGCCTGGCTTCACGGCCGGGGCCTGGTGGGCTCGGACCCGTTCGACGTGGCCCTGCCGAAAGACTCGGTCACAGTGCGCGTGCTCGGCAAGGCCGGCGCCGGCGCTCTGGATATCGAGGTCGACATGGGCGCGGCCGATTTTCGCGGCGGCTCGGTCGGCTTCGAGACGCGCGTCGGCGCGGTGGACGACGAGCCGCTGGACCTGGGAGACGCCGGCTCCGCCTTGATCAACACGGTGTCGCTGGGCAATCCTCACTGCGTGGTCCTGATCGACGCCTTTGAACGCGTCGACTTCGAGGCGCGCGGTCCCGCCCTGGCCGTTCACCGTGCCTTCCGCGAGGGCACGAACGTCCAGTTCGCGCGCCCCGTCGATCGGCACACGGCCGAAGCGTGGATCTGGGAGCGCGGCGCCGGCGAGACGCTGGCGTCCGGGTCGAGCGCGTGTGCGGTGGCGGCCACGCTGGTGCGCAAGGGGATGCTGGACCCGGGCTCGGTGCGCGTACGCATGCCCGGTGGAGAAGTACGTGTCGACGTGGATGGGAGCTTCCGCCTGCGGCTGCGCGGACCCGCCCAGCTGGTCTACGACGCGGAAGTGCCGGGGGCGGTTCTGGCCGGGTGGCTGGTACGGCGCGACCCCGCCTCGGGCGGCGCTTAG